One genomic segment of Sphingorhabdus sp. M41 includes these proteins:
- a CDS encoding GntR family transcriptional regulator, giving the protein MEYAKVGQRAAALPLYYQIYSSLRDRIKSGELSYGASLPTEHELSEQFGVSRITARRAMKELSENGLVERRRRTGTKVIYRSPLPTDSDGRTTIDSLIAFGRETLVKIISYEVSEATLEESAALEIECQQRILRVERLRLVKNLPLGIIESILPLEATQWVSEEKLANNPLLELLSHSGREIRAGQQVISAVAAGPEIALRLELEPRAPLLRIERLLRSEDGKPMARTIAQYRGDRYQLALDLDAVPHPMLRTE; this is encoded by the coding sequence ATGGAATATGCAAAAGTTGGTCAACGAGCGGCAGCATTGCCTCTCTACTACCAGATCTATTCTTCGCTGCGTGACCGGATAAAGTCCGGAGAACTGTCATATGGCGCGTCGTTGCCGACCGAGCATGAACTTTCCGAGCAGTTTGGTGTATCCCGTATAACCGCCCGGCGTGCGATGAAAGAGCTGTCCGAAAACGGCTTGGTGGAACGCCGCCGACGGACGGGAACCAAGGTCATCTATCGTTCGCCGCTGCCAACGGATTCCGATGGTCGGACCACGATCGATTCGCTGATCGCCTTCGGTCGTGAAACGCTGGTAAAGATAATTTCCTATGAAGTGAGTGAGGCTACTCTTGAAGAGTCCGCTGCACTCGAAATCGAATGTCAGCAACGCATCTTGCGAGTGGAGAGGCTCCGTCTTGTAAAGAATTTGCCACTGGGAATAATCGAAAGCATCTTGCCGTTAGAAGCCACACAGTGGGTCAGCGAGGAGAAGCTAGCGAACAATCCCTTGCTAGAATTGCTCAGCCATAGCGGTCGGGAGATCCGGGCCGGCCAACAGGTCATTTCGGCTGTGGCGGCAGGGCCAGAGATTGCCTTGCGCCTGGAGCTGGAACCGCGTGCTCCGCTTCTCCGGATCGAGCGGTTGCTGCGCAGTGAGGACGGCAAACCGATGGCGCGTACGATCGCACAATATCGGGGTGATCGCTATCAGCTTGCTCTGGATCTTGACGCAGTCCCCCATCCGATGTTGCGGACAGAATAG
- a CDS encoding CaiB/BaiF CoA transferase family protein yields the protein MSERTLPLAGLEVIEFTHMVMGPTVGLILGDLGANVTRIEPPGGDRTRKLLGSGSGYFPMYNRNKEAVVLDLKSKDGASRAREMCLKADVVIENFRPGTMRRLGLDYDDLKSENERLIYCSAKGFLKGPYEKRAALDEVAQMMGGLAYMTGPPGKPLRAGASVIDVAGGMFGVIGILAALERRHRDGEGGHVQCALFETTAFLVGQHMAQGAVTGQAARPMPVRVSAWAVYDVFATAREDEQVFVGVVSDSQWNAFCKEFALDDLLADPALETNNQRVEERDAFMPALRELIGRMTREDLLARLESIGLPFAPIMRPEDMFHDPHLQAGGLLDVTLSNGETVSLPGLPLEFEGNRMPLRHDLPDAD from the coding sequence ATGTCAGAACGTACGCTGCCTTTAGCCGGATTAGAGGTGATCGAATTCACGCATATGGTAATGGGCCCCACGGTCGGGTTGATACTCGGTGATTTGGGCGCGAATGTGACTCGGATAGAGCCACCGGGGGGTGATCGTACCCGCAAGCTCCTCGGTTCCGGTTCGGGATATTTCCCGATGTATAATCGCAACAAGGAAGCCGTTGTGCTCGACCTCAAGAGCAAAGACGGCGCTTCCCGAGCCCGGGAAATGTGCCTGAAGGCCGATGTGGTTATCGAGAATTTTCGACCGGGAACCATGCGCCGCCTGGGTCTCGACTATGATGATCTGAAATCCGAGAATGAAAGACTGATTTATTGTTCGGCCAAGGGCTTTTTAAAGGGTCCTTATGAAAAACGTGCTGCTCTTGACGAAGTGGCGCAGATGATGGGCGGTCTTGCCTATATGACGGGGCCACCCGGCAAGCCATTGCGTGCAGGGGCTTCGGTAATCGATGTCGCTGGCGGCATGTTTGGCGTAATCGGTATTCTTGCTGCCCTTGAGCGACGGCACCGAGATGGCGAGGGAGGGCACGTGCAATGCGCTCTGTTCGAGACCACAGCCTTTCTTGTCGGCCAGCATATGGCGCAGGGAGCTGTGACGGGCCAAGCTGCGAGGCCGATGCCGGTTCGGGTATCGGCTTGGGCGGTTTACGACGTATTCGCTACAGCGCGCGAGGACGAACAGGTGTTCGTCGGGGTTGTCAGTGACTCGCAGTGGAATGCCTTCTGCAAGGAATTTGCTCTGGATGATCTGCTCGCTGATCCGGCGCTCGAGACCAATAACCAGCGTGTCGAGGAGCGCGATGCATTCATGCCGGCATTGCGAGAATTAATCGGAAGGATGACCCGCGAGGACCTGCTGGCCCGCCTGGAGTCGATCGGCTTGCCTTTCGCACCGATCATGCGGCCGGAGGACATGTTTCACGACCCGCATCTCCAGGCCGGCGGGCTGTTGGACGTGACGCTATCCAACGGTGAAACGGTCAGCTTGCCCGGCCTCCCCCTGGAATTCGAAGGCAATCGCATGCCACTGCGTCACGATTTGCCTGACGCTGACTAG
- a CDS encoding 3-isopropylmalate dehydratase large subunit — protein MKSSVSGKAQSIFQKIWELHEVEVGEGFSLVAIDRVWLHERTGGVALKSLAEDGRKVVAPENVFVTMDHVVDTFPGRGDETTMPTGAEFIRVTREAAKAAGLTLFDIGDERQGIVHVISPEQGVVLPGVTLVCPDSHTCTQGAFGGLAWGVGSTEAEHALATMTLRLAKPKTMRIMIDGDSALDVTGKDIALHIISHIGSSGAKGHIVEFAGTTVSEMSIEGRMTLCNMAAEMGAFSAIIAPDDKVFDYLQGRPYAPTGEAWLAAISDWRQLFSDEGAQFDIEHRFDASEIMPMVSWGTNPEQSAAIGTAPNIAVDNVTGAERSLAYMAVDATQPVAGLSIDGAFIGSCTNARFEDLKSAAEILQGRKVASGVRAICVPGSGSVKRRAEEAGLDRIFLEAGFEWREPGCSMCFFVGGESFGPQDRVMSSTNRNFENRQGQGTRTHIAAPANVAASAILGRITSARELAVMDATAKQEDEA, from the coding sequence ATGAAAAGTTCAGTTTCCGGTAAGGCGCAATCTATCTTCCAGAAGATATGGGAGCTTCACGAAGTTGAGGTCGGCGAGGGGTTTTCGCTGGTCGCGATCGATCGGGTATGGCTGCATGAGCGGACGGGCGGCGTTGCTCTGAAGAGTTTGGCAGAAGATGGCCGCAAGGTGGTCGCACCAGAAAATGTCTTTGTGACTATGGACCATGTCGTTGATACTTTTCCCGGTCGCGGGGATGAAACAACCATGCCCACGGGCGCAGAATTTATCCGTGTAACGCGAGAGGCCGCAAAGGCTGCTGGCTTGACCCTGTTCGATATTGGAGATGAGCGGCAGGGCATAGTCCATGTCATTTCGCCCGAACAGGGGGTTGTCCTGCCAGGGGTGACTCTCGTATGCCCCGATAGTCATACCTGCACGCAGGGAGCTTTTGGCGGGCTCGCCTGGGGTGTCGGGTCGACCGAAGCAGAGCATGCATTGGCGACAATGACGCTGCGTCTGGCAAAGCCGAAAACCATGCGGATCATGATTGACGGAGATAGCGCGCTTGATGTCACGGGCAAGGATATTGCCCTGCATATCATCTCGCACATCGGGTCTTCAGGGGCCAAAGGTCATATAGTCGAATTTGCAGGTACCACAGTGAGCGAAATGTCGATCGAAGGGCGAATGACATTGTGCAATATGGCCGCGGAAATGGGTGCCTTTTCCGCGATTATCGCTCCGGATGACAAGGTTTTCGATTATCTTCAAGGACGTCCCTACGCGCCGACTGGTGAGGCGTGGCTGGCTGCAATATCGGATTGGCGACAGCTTTTCAGCGACGAGGGTGCGCAATTCGATATCGAGCATAGATTTGATGCAAGCGAAATCATGCCAATGGTCAGTTGGGGCACCAATCCCGAGCAATCGGCGGCGATTGGCACCGCGCCAAATATCGCCGTTGACAATGTTACGGGTGCAGAGCGCTCGCTTGCCTATATGGCAGTGGATGCGACGCAGCCGGTTGCCGGCCTTTCGATTGACGGCGCTTTTATTGGTTCCTGCACAAATGCGCGTTTTGAAGATCTGAAAAGCGCCGCGGAGATATTGCAGGGGCGCAAAGTCGCGTCAGGGGTCCGGGCGATTTGTGTTCCCGGCTCCGGCAGTGTCAAGCGCCGCGCCGAAGAGGCAGGGCTCGACCGTATCTTTCTGGAAGCCGGGTTCGAATGGCGTGAGCCCGGATGCTCAATGTGCTTCTTTGTGGGCGGCGAGAGCTTTGGTCCACAGGATCGGGTCATGTCATCCACCAACCGCAATTTTGAGAATCGTCAGGGGCAGGGGACGCGCACGCATATCGCAGCGCCGGCCAATGTCGCGGCTTCGGCCATTCTCGGCCGGATCACCAGTGCCAGAGAGCTTGCTGTCATGGACGCCACTGCAAAGCAGGAGGACGAGGCATGA
- a CDS encoding isochorismatase family protein: MTLGTKMICEGRTAREIFEDVMAKPNRAKFGFGEKLAIVNVDFQNAYTNMAEFKTAYETDPRQIEYTNMISRLARQADMPVIWTHVAYAGDASDAGVWGTRTDTPDSLQNIKYQSRRHEFDERCEIDPQDMIYTKRMPSAFFETPLQSLLVWHKIDTLVITGGSTSGCIRATAIDSLSRGYRTIVPIETCADKHESYHFANLTDLQLKYADVEPVQTVIDWLEAR, translated from the coding sequence ATGACCCTCGGCACAAAAATGATCTGCGAAGGGCGCACCGCTCGCGAGATCTTTGAAGATGTAATGGCAAAGCCGAACCGCGCCAAATTCGGGTTCGGTGAGAAGCTGGCTATTGTTAATGTCGATTTCCAGAACGCCTATACCAATATGGCCGAATTCAAAACTGCCTATGAAACCGACCCGCGCCAGATCGAATATACAAATATGATATCCCGATTGGCGAGACAAGCCGATATGCCGGTCATCTGGACGCATGTCGCTTATGCCGGCGATGCCAGCGATGCCGGCGTGTGGGGTACCCGTACCGACACACCGGACAGCCTGCAGAATATCAAATATCAATCGCGTCGACACGAGTTTGATGAGCGATGTGAAATAGATCCACAGGATATGATCTATACCAAACGCATGCCATCAGCCTTTTTCGAGACACCGCTGCAAAGCCTTCTGGTTTGGCACAAAATCGACACGCTGGTTATCACCGGTGGCTCCACGTCCGGTTGCATTCGCGCGACCGCAATCGACAGTCTTTCGCGGGGCTATCGCACGATCGTGCCCATCGAAACCTGCGCTGACAAACACGAGAGCTATCACTTTGCGAACCTGACCGATCTGCAGCTTAAATATGCCGATGTAGAACCGGTTCAGACGGTAATTGACTGGCTGGAGGCGCGTTAA
- the leuD gene encoding 3-isopropylmalate dehydratase small subunit has protein sequence MNAFTSVDSLAVPLLQDNIDTDIIIPSREIRSVTKRGLAGGLFAGWRYLEDRTPDPEFVLNRPEFAEASILLGGANFGCGSSREQAVWALAEYGFRVIVAPSFNPIFKRNCIRNFILPATADTMPIASRQMNLTVNLPERAICGTDGSCWSFDIDEESAAILISGQDEIDRTLLSQPLITSWRSQDRIKRPWIYL, from the coding sequence ATGAATGCTTTTACCTCAGTCGACAGCCTGGCCGTGCCACTATTGCAGGATAATATCGACACGGACATCATCATCCCTTCACGCGAAATCCGTTCGGTGACCAAGCGAGGGCTTGCAGGCGGTCTTTTTGCCGGATGGCGTTATCTCGAGGACCGGACACCGGATCCGGAATTCGTGCTCAATCGTCCAGAATTTGCCGAGGCAAGCATCCTTCTCGGGGGAGCCAATTTCGGATGCGGTTCTAGCCGGGAACAGGCGGTATGGGCTCTGGCAGAATATGGATTTCGGGTGATCGTCGCACCATCGTTCAACCCGATATTCAAGCGCAATTGCATTCGCAATTTCATCCTGCCGGCAACGGCTGATACAATGCCGATAGCGTCAAGGCAGATGAATTTGACGGTGAATCTCCCGGAACGGGCGATATGCGGAACCGATGGCTCTTGCTGGTCTTTCGATATCGACGAAGAATCCGCTGCGATCCTGATAAGCGGTCAGGACGAGATCGACCGGACATTGCTATCGCAACCGCTCATCACATCGTGGCGCAGCCAAGACCGGATCAAGCGGCCCTGGATCTATTTATAG
- a CDS encoding hydroxymethylglutaryl-CoA lyase codes for MSILISEVGPRDGLQNVSAIMPTEAKKDWIKAEAAAGIREIEVGSFVPAKLLPQLADSAEIVAFARTIPNLVVAVLVPNARGAADAIRAGAHKITLPLSVSETHSLRNLRRTHVQVIEEARTIAGMISALPEDDRPHFEGSLSTAFGCTLEGSIPDSQIASLAAALMDAGCDEVGLSDTTGYANPVSVRHLIKLVRGTVGQNALTGIHLHNTRGLGLANVLAALEEGLDTIDSSLGGLGGCPFAPGASGNIVTEDLAFMLESMGLDTGVDLDKLFAVRSIIANALPNEPLYGFVTDAGIPLGFESRTGKAVLSA; via the coding sequence TTGTCTATCCTGATCAGTGAAGTCGGCCCGCGTGACGGCCTGCAAAATGTATCCGCCATCATGCCTACCGAAGCCAAGAAGGATTGGATCAAAGCCGAGGCAGCGGCAGGAATTCGCGAAATAGAGGTCGGCAGCTTCGTGCCGGCAAAACTGCTTCCCCAACTGGCGGATAGTGCTGAGATTGTCGCCTTTGCGCGCACCATCCCCAATCTTGTCGTCGCCGTATTGGTTCCCAATGCGCGGGGAGCTGCGGATGCGATTCGGGCAGGCGCGCACAAAATTACTCTGCCCCTTTCCGTGTCCGAGACCCATTCTTTACGCAACCTGCGCCGCACCCATGTGCAAGTCATAGAAGAAGCGCGCACTATTGCCGGAATGATTTCAGCCTTGCCTGAAGACGATCGCCCCCATTTCGAAGGCAGCCTGTCGACAGCCTTTGGCTGCACGCTGGAAGGGTCTATTCCGGACAGCCAGATCGCTAGCCTTGCAGCAGCATTGATGGATGCGGGCTGCGACGAGGTAGGCTTGTCCGACACCACCGGTTATGCCAATCCTGTGTCGGTACGGCATCTCATCAAATTGGTGAGAGGTACAGTCGGCCAAAACGCGCTGACCGGAATTCACCTGCACAACACGCGAGGCCTCGGCCTTGCGAACGTTCTGGCCGCGCTTGAAGAAGGCCTCGACACGATCGATTCTTCGCTCGGGGGGCTAGGCGGCTGCCCCTTCGCTCCGGGTGCGAGCGGTAATATTGTAACCGAGGACCTCGCTTTCATGCTGGAATCAATGGGCCTCGATACGGGTGTGGACTTGGACAAACTGTTCGCAGTTCGGTCAATTATAGCGAATGCACTTCCAAATGAGCCTCTATATGGGTTCGTTACGGATGCCGGGATCCCACTCGGTTTTGAAAGTCGCACAGGAAAGGCGGTGCTATCGGCATGA